The Castor canadensis chromosome 13, mCasCan1.hap1v2, whole genome shotgun sequence genome has a window encoding:
- the Spata31g1 gene encoding LOW QUALITY PROTEIN: spermatogenesis-associated protein 31G1 (The sequence of the model RefSeq protein was modified relative to this genomic sequence to represent the inferred CDS: inserted 2 bases in 1 codon; substituted 1 base at 1 genomic stop codon) — MEWLLEDLLGVEGDIGFLWGQLTYALACRHCGSSTCLQSPGNLVILFLFMVWQIRRWWQQLQPWCSGDMIQGKGLPLLYHLAFLDCLWKQKLEVEEEEEEEEEEEKEEGEEELSSLDPLKSSSPIKEASVGEQGTKAPPQPSCGSEGLSKAIEILTQSSSSFRSFPTFQILTNLPVRNKITSSSHLQQKKSQLFWGLPFLHSESLETIFLSSDGSSPLKLSVYPSVLFNKCAFLPKYNLPLPHYRSPSRFPTHEAHTIEDLEEMAPSPQLVPSPSSPSISSLSFHLKPLLVHHGRVLSDAKAXTNSPGVPPRYEVQWGTIGYNKSLQASGPLKTASCQPPVSLSETQEVSPRGRLSAPKDFWGAMIYRENPQKAKSPMSALCLTLDSQPELQEKNPLEDPYGYEPQWECRENSGNHQAFEPQALDLNTGLYETSPACVPTGSETPWKVTQSRENLLVSVDPVSSSILPSAPLLEPLVMGPQEILSESKALWETKGQRENLWVSESTDSAHRTPLAPFTEPQGINTMDGFPRSEAKLKDTEHSRNSWASEPSSLAFSPSTALILEPLRVSPMAVLFDSKARCGDMQSRKNSWASELPACSLLLGDTSLSDSEHIGGNMEEKENCCVPVSPVWGPSPPPNSVSKSHISEPFGDQCNCKLVGEAVEHRKNCWATEQPAPSSSSAPPLESHTEHLEFVCRNVQESELPQGHTSLVVNNLHPVSSSPTLTKDLKIEPTQPGLQKGERFSEAKAEAIFSQGKAIPEALTHPGIHTWQWSRELELRLKKLQQSPFRSHGPIRPFCSSPALNSITPDSSELSSCPQQQTHPLYLHPHSSSCHPPKIQSTVPQPVQAPHCHHSHSFFQSQLRASGRVKQESQKKERMKGKMVAQAPFKGPCVYVEADKNCPGLEDPSNTGVMASGKRQDKASALSSAQKSEXPRKPKAGKCGGRDSRLGSFIVTEKSHPAWRPAVTPVNRFSQKSQHKSQISCHTAIPQQFLPSAVGSQDLQWIGVVGDDIQNPHLCKHNPWTHIEKHHPSSTPQVTCTRSFQRVLDKFLGIHGPMPTKTSQ; from the exons ATGGAATGGCTGCTGGAGGACCTACTTGGGGTTGAGGGAGATATAGGGTTTCTCTGGGGCCAGCTGACCTATGCTCTGGCTTGCAGACACTGTGGAAGCAGCACCTGTCTCCAGAGTCCAGGGAATCTGGTGATACTATTTTTGTTCATGGTTTGGCAGATCCGAAGATGGTGGCAACAACTTCAGCCTTGGTGCTCTGGAGATATGATTCAAGGCAAG GGTCTGCCACTTCTGTATCATTTGGCCTTCCTTGATTGCTTGTGGAAACAGAAATTAGAggtagaggaagaggaagaggaggaggaggaagaagaaaaagaagagggggAAGAAGAGTTGTCATCTCTGGACCCACTGAAATCAAGTTCTCCTATTAAAGAAGCTTCCGTTGGAGAGCAAGGCACCAAAGCCCCACCCCAGCCATCTTGTGGTTCTGAGGGCCTCTCCAAGGCCATAGAAATACTCACACAGTCCTCAAGCTCTTTTAGATCCTTCCCTACCTTCCAGATCCTGACTAATCTACCTGTGAGGAACAAAATAACATCAAGCAGCCACCTGCAGCAAAAAAAAAGCCAGCTCTTCTGGGGTCTCCCCTTTCTGCACAGTGAGTCCTTGGAGACTATCTTCCTGAGTTCAGATGgctcctctcctctgaagttgTCTGTTTACCCTTCTGTCTTATTCAATAAGTGTGCCTTCCTCCCTAAGTACAACCTGCCGCTTCCCCATTATCGTTCCCCAAGCCGGTTTCCTACCCATGAAGCCCATACCATCGAAGATCTGGAAGAAATGGCTCCCAGTCCTCAGCTAGTTCCATCTCCATCTTCCCCTTCTATCTCATCACTATCTTTCCATCTTAAGCCCTTGCTTGTGCACCATGGGAGAGTCCTATCTGATGCTAAAGCAT GAACTAACTCTCCAGGAGTTCCACCTAGATATGAAGTTCAGTGGGGAACCATAGGATATAACAAGAGCCTCCAAGCTTCTGGGCCCCTAAAAACAGCCTCCTGCCAACCCCCAGTTTCTCTGTCAGAAACCCAAGAAGTTAGCCCTAGAGGAAGACTTTCTGCACCCAAAGACTTCTGGGGAGCCATGATTTACAGAGAGAACCCACAGAAAGCTAAGTCTCCCATGTCAGCCCTCTGTCTTACACTAGACTCCCAGCCAGAACTCCAGGAAAAGAATCCCCTAGAAGATCCATATGGATATGAGCCTCAGTGGGAATGCAGAGAAAACTCAGGAAATCACCAGGCCTTTGAACCCCAAGCCTTGGACCTCAACACAGGGCTCTATGAAACCAGCCCTGCATGTGTCCCAACAGGATCTGAAACGCCATGGAAGGTCACACAGAGTAGAGAAAATCTTTTGGTCTCTGTAGACCCAGTTTCATCTTCCATCCTTCCCTCGGCACCTCTGCTGGAGCCTCTTGTAATGGGCCCCCAGGAAATCCTGTCAGAATCCAAAGCTTTGTGGGAGACCAAGGGGCAGAGAGAGAACCTCTGGGTATCTGAATCCACAGACTCTGCCCATAGAACACCTTTAGCCCCCTTTACAGAACCACAAGGAATCAATACTATGGATGGCTTTCCTAGATCAGAAGCAAAACTAAAGGATACTGAGCATTCCAGGAATTCCTGGGCTTCTGAGCCCTCATCTCTGGCTTTTAGCCCATCCACAGCTCTTATACTAGAACCCCTCAGAGTTAGCCCCATGGCTGTCCTGTTTGATTCTAAAGCTAGGTGTGGGGACATGCAAAGTAGAAAGAACTCCTGGGCCTCTGAGCTTCCAGCTTGCAGCTTACTTCTTGGAGATACCTCCCTGTCTGACTCTGAGCATATTGGTGGgaacatggaagagaaagaaaactgttgTGTTCCTGTGTCCCCAGTTTGGGGCCCCAGTCCACCCCCAAACTCTGTTTCAAAGTCTCATATAAGTGAGCCTTTTGGAGACCAGTGCAACTGTAAGCTAGTGGGAGAAGCAGTGGAGCACAGAAAGAATTGTTGGGCCACTGAACAACCTGCCCCCAGCTCCTCCTCTGCTCCTCCACTAGAGTCACACACTGAACACCTTGAGTTTGTGTGTAGAAATGTACAAGAGAGCGAGCTCCCCCAGGGTCACACCTCTCTAGTGGTGAATAACTTGCATCCAGTATCCTCATCCCCTACCCTAACTAAAGACCTGAAGATTGAGCCTACCCAGCCTGGCCTACAGAAGGGAGAGAGATTCTCAGAAGCTAAAGCAGAGGCCATATTCTCCCAGGGTAAGGCCATCCCAGAGGCGCTCACCCACCCTGGGATCCACACCTGGCAATGGAGTAGAGAATTGGAACTCAGGCTAAAGAAATTGCAGCAGAGCCCTTTCAGATCCCATGGCCCAATTCGACCATTTTGCAGCTCCCCTGCCCTGAACTCCATAACTCCAGACTCTTCAGAACTCTCATCTTGTCCCCAACAGCAGACTCATCCTCTCTATCTGCACCCCCACTCTTCAAGCTGTCATCCCCCCAAAATCCAGAGCACAGTACCTCAGCCTGTCCAGGCCCCTCATTGTCATCACTCACACTCCTTTTTCCAATCTCAGCTACGAGCTTCTGGCAGGGTAAAACAAGAGTCTcagaaaaaggagagaatgaaAGGGAAAATGGTGGCCCAAGCCCCATTCAAGGGGCCTTGTGTTTACGTGGAGGCTGATAAGAACTGTCCAGGCCTAGAAGACCCCTCGAACACAGGGGTTATGGCCTCAGGCAAAAGACAGGACAAGGCTTCAGCCCTATCTTCAGCCCAAAAGAGTGA TCCAAGAAAACCCAAAGCAGGAAAATGTGGAGGAAGGGATTCAAGATTGGGTTCATTCATAGTCACTGAGAAGAGCCACCCTGCCTGGAGGCCAGCAGTGACCCCTGTAAACAGATTTTCCCAAAAGTCTCAGCACAAGAGTCAGATTTCTTGCCACACTGCTATTCCTCAGCAGTTTCTCCCCAGTGCTGTGGGTTCCCAGGATCTGCAATGGATAGGGGTGGTAGGTGATGATATCCAGAACCCTCACCTCTGTAAGCACAATCCTTGGACTCACATAGAGAAGCATCACCCATCCTCTACACCCCAGGTTACCTGTACCAGGAGTTTCCAAAGAGTGTTAGACAAATTTCTGGGTATCCATGGACCCATGCCCACCAAAACCAGTCAGTAA